A stretch of Kyrpidia spormannii DNA encodes these proteins:
- the pdo gene encoding protein disulfide oxidoreductase — protein sequence MIPEKDRQKIRERFSAMTEPVVLRFFESSIDCPTCPQIKDLLQEVADLSDKLTLEVFNLYTDEDKAKEIGVDKAPTLAILGGSGQDYGIRFYGAPAGYEFAAFLEAILMISRGDSGLKAETKTKLATIDQDVTLNVFVTPTCPYCPSAVHLAHQFAFENAHIRGHMIEATEFPDWANRFDVYGVPKTVINDLDSIEGAVPEAVLLDQVLAVATKA from the coding sequence ATGATCCCGGAAAAAGATCGGCAAAAGATTCGGGAGCGGTTCTCCGCGATGACCGAACCTGTCGTTCTGCGCTTCTTTGAGTCGTCCATTGACTGCCCGACCTGCCCGCAGATCAAAGATCTGTTGCAGGAAGTCGCCGACCTGTCCGACAAGCTCACCCTGGAAGTGTTCAACCTGTACACCGACGAAGACAAGGCGAAGGAGATCGGGGTCGACAAAGCGCCCACTCTCGCCATCCTCGGCGGATCCGGACAGGATTACGGGATTCGCTTCTACGGCGCTCCGGCAGGCTACGAGTTCGCCGCCTTCCTCGAAGCGATCCTCATGATCTCCCGGGGCGACTCGGGCCTGAAAGCAGAGACCAAAACCAAACTGGCCACCATCGACCAAGACGTGACCTTGAACGTCTTCGTCACCCCGACCTGTCCGTACTGCCCGAGCGCCGTACACCTGGCCCATCAGTTTGCCTTCGAGAACGCCCATATCCGCGGTCACATGATCGAGGCTACGGAGTTCCCCGACTGGGCAAACCGCTTCGACGTATACGGCGTGCCAAAGACGGTCATCAACGACCTGGACTCCATCGAAGGCGCTGTCCCGGAAGCCGTCCTCCTGGATCAAGTCCTGGCCGTGGCGACCAAAGCCTAA
- a CDS encoding carboxypeptidase M32, translating to MTKIQSQFEDYVRRIQHFQEALSLMAWDLRTGAPKKGVEARAEAIGTLSDEVFGLMTSSRMGEFLEALEARAHGLDGRTAALVRECRREYDRNRRIPRERYRAFVVLTAKAESAWEDARNRNDFALLQPYLEEIVAMTREFAGYWGYEKDPYDPLLDLYEPGVRTAEIDPLFATLREATVALVGEIAESGRRPDPGVFARPVPVETQQRICRWALKTIGYDFDRGRLDETAHPFQITLNAGDVRVTTKYVVEDFRSALFSAFHEGGHALYEQGIDPDLAGTPLYAGASLGVHESQSRFWENVVGRSRAFWEHYYGELTKRLGPAWNDLDIETFYAGINDVRPSPIRTEADEVTYNLHILLRYELERALISGDLKVADLPQAWREKTRALLGFEPNRDADGVLQDVHWASGSFGYFPTYTLGNVYAAQFWEAMDRDLGGFDRRLAEGDVAAVREWLREKVHRPGRELQPHEVLKRATGTDRPVAEPLLRYWREKFGPLYGL from the coding sequence TTGACAAAGATCCAGTCGCAGTTTGAAGACTATGTCCGTCGCATCCAACATTTTCAGGAGGCGCTGTCCCTCATGGCTTGGGATCTGCGGACCGGGGCGCCGAAAAAGGGGGTGGAAGCCCGGGCGGAGGCCATCGGGACCTTGTCGGACGAGGTGTTCGGCCTGATGACCTCGTCGCGAATGGGAGAGTTTCTCGAAGCGTTGGAGGCGAGGGCCCATGGGCTAGACGGGAGAACCGCCGCCCTCGTTCGGGAGTGTCGCCGGGAATACGACCGCAACCGGCGCATTCCCCGGGAGCGATACCGAGCTTTTGTCGTGCTGACGGCGAAGGCGGAGTCCGCTTGGGAAGATGCCAGGAATCGGAATGATTTTGCCCTCCTTCAACCATATCTCGAGGAAATCGTTGCGATGACCCGGGAGTTCGCCGGATACTGGGGCTACGAGAAGGACCCCTACGATCCCCTCCTCGACCTCTACGAACCGGGCGTGCGCACAGCCGAGATCGACCCGCTGTTCGCGACGCTGAGAGAAGCCACCGTCGCCCTGGTGGGGGAGATCGCCGAGTCTGGGCGCAGGCCCGATCCCGGGGTTTTCGCTCGTCCGGTACCGGTCGAGACCCAGCAGAGAATCTGTCGATGGGCGCTCAAGACCATCGGGTATGATTTTGACCGGGGGCGCCTCGATGAAACGGCCCACCCCTTTCAGATCACGTTGAATGCCGGAGATGTGCGGGTAACCACGAAGTATGTCGTCGAGGATTTTCGCAGTGCGTTGTTCAGTGCGTTTCACGAGGGTGGTCACGCGCTTTACGAGCAGGGGATCGATCCGGACCTAGCGGGAACCCCCCTTTACGCCGGAGCATCCCTCGGGGTCCATGAGTCCCAGTCGAGGTTTTGGGAGAATGTCGTGGGCCGCAGCCGGGCCTTCTGGGAGCACTATTATGGCGAACTGACAAAGAGGCTGGGTCCGGCGTGGAACGATTTGGATATTGAGACGTTCTATGCGGGAATCAACGATGTCCGTCCCTCTCCCATTCGTACCGAGGCGGATGAGGTCACCTACAACCTTCATATTCTCTTACGCTATGAATTGGAACGGGCTCTGATCTCCGGGGATTTGAAGGTGGCCGATCTGCCGCAGGCCTGGAGGGAAAAGACTAGGGCGCTTTTGGGGTTCGAACCGAACCGGGACGCCGACGGTGTTTTGCAGGACGTGCACTGGGCGTCAGGGAGCTTTGGTTATTTTCCGACTTACACATTGGGAAACGTGTATGCGGCGCAATTCTGGGAGGCCATGGATCGGGACCTGGGCGGCTTCGACCGGCGGCTGGCCGAAGGGGATGTGGCGGCCGTGCGGGAGTGGTTGAGGGAAAAAGTTCACCGGCCCGGGAGGGAGCTGCAACCTCACGAGGTGTTAAAGAGGGCGACGGGTACCGACCGGCCGGTCGCCGAGCCCCTCCTCCGGTACTGGCGTGAGAAATTTGGCCCTCTGTACGGGCTATGA
- the pssA gene encoding CDP-diacylglycerol--serine O-phosphatidyltransferase, whose amino-acid sequence MRRNPVRTELRIRRVPPNPTRRWLKYAANTITAANLSLGLLSVLLSSMHLFHWAAVALMVAVLFDRLDGSTARRLGIASDFGRELDSLSDLVSFGVAPALLVYTQVYMEHLPLVGGALSMVYVLCGALRLARYNVQRFSGGFLGVPITFAGGVLGLLSFVSRDVHLLGFAAAEILLSALMVSKIPIKKF is encoded by the coding sequence GTGCGACGAAATCCCGTACGAACGGAGCTGCGGATCCGGCGGGTACCGCCGAATCCGACCCGACGTTGGCTGAAATATGCCGCGAACACGATCACGGCCGCCAATCTGTCCCTCGGGCTGTTGTCGGTACTGTTGTCGTCCATGCATTTGTTTCACTGGGCTGCCGTGGCGTTGATGGTGGCGGTGCTGTTTGACCGCCTGGACGGCTCCACGGCCCGGCGGTTGGGGATTGCAAGCGATTTTGGCCGGGAGCTGGATAGTCTGAGCGACCTGGTGTCTTTCGGGGTGGCCCCGGCGCTCTTGGTGTATACCCAGGTGTACATGGAACATCTGCCGCTAGTGGGTGGGGCGTTGTCCATGGTTTATGTGCTCTGCGGCGCACTGCGGTTGGCTCGCTACAATGTGCAACGGTTCAGCGGGGGCTTTCTCGGGGTGCCCATTACGTTTGCCGGCGGTGTGCTCGGGTTGCTCAGTTTCGTCTCGAGGGATGTACACCTTCTCGGGTTTGCGGCGGCTGAGATCCTCTTATCTGCGCTCATGGTGAGCAAGATTCCAATTAAGAAATTCTAA
- a CDS encoding SDR family oxidoreductase has translation MKVLVTGGIAGLGRAVAERLARRGHDVVVTYRRDRAEVGEQSDGGLKKTWSLGGVRAVQCDAGSRQQVDRWLSREHDFDCWIHAVGPFRVKRTPLADTAAGEWEELVAGNLHSAYWHARWLIPHMRGNHFGRVITFGYPQIEGGMPWEGRGAYAGAKAGLLSFTRTLAAEEAPYGITVNMVCPGDIRDPFKEGAIVDARNQAGLSTVGSTPAGRPATGEDVARVVEFLCHPDSDMVTGSVIYVTGGVQYFPFTY, from the coding sequence TTGAAAGTCTTGGTGACCGGGGGGATCGCCGGCCTGGGTCGAGCCGTGGCTGAGCGATTGGCCCGGCGCGGCCATGACGTGGTGGTGACCTACCGACGGGATCGCGCCGAGGTGGGAGAGCAGTCCGACGGAGGTCTCAAAAAGACGTGGAGTCTTGGTGGTGTGCGGGCGGTTCAATGTGACGCAGGGTCCAGGCAACAAGTGGATCGGTGGTTGAGCCGGGAACACGATTTTGACTGCTGGATTCACGCGGTTGGACCGTTTCGGGTCAAACGGACGCCTCTGGCAGACACCGCAGCCGGGGAGTGGGAGGAGCTCGTCGCCGGCAACTTACATAGCGCGTACTGGCACGCCCGCTGGCTGATTCCCCACATGCGGGGAAATCATTTTGGGCGGGTCATTACCTTTGGGTATCCCCAGATCGAGGGCGGGATGCCTTGGGAAGGGCGGGGGGCGTACGCTGGCGCCAAGGCGGGGTTGCTTTCGTTTACCCGGACTTTGGCCGCGGAAGAAGCCCCCTACGGGATCACGGTCAACATGGTGTGTCCCGGAGATATCCGAGATCCATTTAAAGAAGGGGCGATCGTCGACGCCAGAAACCAGGCGGGTTTGTCCACGGTAGGTTCTACACCCGCCGGTCGACCCGCCACTGGAGAAGACGTGGCCCGGGTGGTTGAGTTTTTGTGTCATCCAGATTCGGACATGGTTACCGGGAGTGTGATTTACGTGACCGGAGGGGTGCAGTATTTTCCCTTCACGTATTGA
- a CDS encoding galactose-1-phosphate uridylyltransferase — protein sequence MNHVRFHAITGDPILYIDHRRKPNGYIDGHCPFCHPSESIKQVYPVGDDAISVWDNLYPVVPEGMAQELVVESRVHDRMLGQHSAEAIAVLLWVIRERMKHLYDHPGVVYVSMFRNWGRQSGGTQPHPHSQLYALPFVPPAIEREREGFQRLQRAGCCPICREIDGMVPERLVAENEWAMAFAPYASMHPFEMWVTPRRHVGAFESIPDDVLTGMAAVLHQAVGALEKAIDGRAYNIILCHDRDEDYHLRFLVFARIFTSSGFVIGTGAGINGLDPERAVALLRGV from the coding sequence ATGAACCACGTCCGGTTCCATGCCATCACGGGGGATCCAATTCTATACATCGATCACCGACGGAAACCCAATGGCTACATCGATGGGCATTGTCCTTTCTGTCATCCCTCTGAATCGATTAAACAGGTTTATCCTGTGGGGGATGACGCCATCAGTGTTTGGGATAATCTATACCCGGTAGTGCCGGAAGGGATGGCCCAGGAATTGGTGGTGGAGAGCCGGGTGCACGACCGGATGCTCGGCCAACATTCTGCAGAGGCCATTGCCGTGCTGCTGTGGGTCATCCGTGAGCGGATGAAACATTTATACGACCACCCCGGGGTCGTATACGTATCCATGTTTCGCAACTGGGGAAGACAATCGGGGGGTACACAACCGCATCCTCACAGTCAATTATACGCTCTGCCCTTTGTTCCTCCGGCCATCGAGCGGGAGCGGGAGGGGTTTCAAAGGCTGCAACGGGCGGGTTGTTGTCCGATCTGTCGCGAGATCGACGGGATGGTTCCCGAACGCCTGGTGGCCGAGAATGAATGGGCGATGGCCTTTGCCCCTTACGCCTCGATGCACCCTTTTGAAATGTGGGTGACTCCCCGGCGCCACGTGGGGGCTTTCGAATCGATACCTGACGATGTCCTTACGGGTATGGCGGCGGTATTGCACCAGGCGGTGGGGGCACTGGAGAAGGCTATTGATGGACGGGCATACAACATTATTTTGTGTCACGACCGGGATGAGGATTATCACCTTCGCTTCTTGGTGTTTGCGCGGATTTTCACTTCCTCGGGATTTGTCATTGGAACCGGGGCGGGGATCAACGGGCTGGATCCCGAACGGGCCGTCGCTTTGCTTCGAGGCGTTTGA
- a CDS encoding metal-sensitive transcriptional regulator, whose product MHGYADVKDELIQRLRRIEGQVRGVQKMIEDDRYCVDILTQLAAIRAAANKVALTVLEAHTRGCVTRAIQSNGGEEAITELMEAVEFFTK is encoded by the coding sequence TTGCACGGGTACGCCGATGTCAAGGACGAGCTGATCCAGCGTCTCCGCCGAATTGAAGGACAGGTGCGCGGGGTTCAGAAAATGATTGAAGACGATCGGTACTGCGTAGATATTCTCACCCAGTTGGCGGCCATTCGAGCGGCTGCCAACAAAGTCGCACTGACGGTGCTTGAAGCGCACACCCGTGGGTGTGTAACCCGGGCCATTCAGTCGAACGGCGGGGAGGAAGCCATCACGGAACTGATGGAAGCCGTTGAGTTCTTTACGAAATAA
- a CDS encoding heavy-metal-associated domain-containing protein has product MEVGSKLETKVLHIKGMSCSHCVHAVKSALSALAGVHEVDVDLDKGKALVKFDGSKVREPQFREAIEEAGYELTGMSDH; this is encoded by the coding sequence GTGGAGGTCGGAAGCAAGTTGGAGACAAAAGTCCTGCATATAAAAGGTATGTCCTGTAGTCATTGTGTACACGCCGTGAAGTCGGCCTTGTCTGCCTTGGCCGGAGTTCACGAGGTGGATGTGGATCTTGATAAGGGTAAGGCATTGGTGAAGTTCGACGGATCCAAGGTGCGAGAACCTCAATTCCGCGAAGCCATCGAAGAGGCCGGGTACGAATTGACGGGTATGTCGGACCACTAA
- a CDS encoding TVP38/TMEM64 family protein, with protein sequence MVRESRRWVQGLILVAVLILAAGWVHRGLGGHPSPNPGDWFTHLRGFGYMAWGAAAALVVAHAVFPYIPFVVLAGANVALFGALPGFLINWLGIAAGASLLFWLSRGILRGWVRRRWRDHPLAERLDRAAASKGWILVALTRLVPVIPSSAIDGLAGISGMMYRSFLVGTLLGTFPMIAVESFFGGAFWRPEGVVWSRALLGGVAWLVLVAGGLWMGRSVFTPGKTRDSRNGPRT encoded by the coding sequence GTGGTGCGAGAAAGTCGTCGGTGGGTGCAAGGGCTGATCCTCGTGGCGGTGCTGATCCTCGCTGCAGGATGGGTGCATCGAGGGCTCGGCGGCCACCCTTCGCCCAACCCCGGGGACTGGTTCACTCACCTGAGGGGTTTTGGTTATATGGCCTGGGGGGCGGCGGCCGCATTGGTCGTCGCCCACGCTGTTTTTCCGTACATCCCCTTCGTGGTCCTGGCCGGGGCGAATGTTGCTTTGTTTGGCGCGCTTCCGGGTTTTTTGATCAATTGGCTAGGTATCGCCGCAGGAGCGTCGCTGTTGTTCTGGCTCAGCCGCGGGATTTTGCGCGGGTGGGTCCGGCGCAGGTGGAGGGATCATCCTCTCGCCGAGCGCCTGGACCGGGCAGCGGCCTCAAAAGGATGGATTTTGGTGGCGCTCACCCGGTTGGTTCCGGTCATCCCGTCATCGGCCATCGATGGGCTGGCGGGAATCTCTGGAATGATGTATCGGTCGTTTCTTGTGGGGACATTGCTCGGGACTTTTCCTATGATTGCCGTCGAGTCTTTTTTTGGAGGAGCTTTTTGGAGACCGGAGGGCGTTGTATGGTCAAGGGCTCTCCTCGGTGGAGTGGCTTGGCTGGTTTTGGTTGCGGGAGGGCTCTGGATGGGCCGGTCGGTTTTTACACCCGGTAAAACACGGGACTCCCGGAATGGGCCCCGAACCTGA
- a CDS encoding MetQ/NlpA family ABC transporter substrate-binding protein, with translation MKKLKRALPFLTVALALALTACGSSGTSGSPSDTGQQGGVEKVIKVGATAVPHAEILEHVKPTLAKEGIKLEVVTFSDYAQLNPQLVDKQLDANYFQHIPYLDNFNQQKGTDLQWIAKVHIEPMGIYSKKIKSVDDLKSQGGTVAIPNDATNGGRALALLAKAGVIQLKPGAGVTATVRDIVQKPGNLTIRELDAAMLPRALDDVTAAVINTNYALQANLNPTKDAIFLESADSPYANVLVVRKGDEKRPELVKLAQALTSDDVKQFIEQKYHGAVVPAPALAPALQ, from the coding sequence GTGAAAAAGTTGAAAAGAGCTTTGCCGTTCCTGACCGTCGCCTTGGCCCTAGCCTTAACCGCGTGCGGATCTTCCGGAACATCGGGTTCACCCAGCGACACCGGCCAACAGGGGGGCGTGGAAAAAGTTATCAAAGTTGGAGCGACGGCCGTCCCCCACGCCGAGATTTTGGAACATGTCAAGCCGACATTGGCCAAGGAAGGGATTAAGCTAGAAGTCGTGACCTTTTCAGATTACGCCCAGCTCAACCCGCAATTGGTGGACAAACAGCTAGACGCCAATTATTTTCAACACATTCCTTATCTCGACAATTTCAACCAGCAAAAAGGAACGGACTTGCAGTGGATCGCCAAAGTCCACATTGAACCCATGGGGATTTATTCCAAGAAAATCAAATCTGTGGACGACTTGAAAAGCCAGGGGGGGACGGTGGCCATTCCCAACGACGCCACAAACGGCGGCCGGGCCTTGGCATTATTGGCTAAGGCGGGAGTCATTCAACTGAAACCAGGAGCCGGGGTCACGGCCACCGTTCGAGACATTGTACAAAAGCCGGGCAATTTAACCATCCGGGAGTTGGATGCGGCCATGCTCCCCCGGGCTTTGGACGACGTCACGGCAGCGGTCATCAACACCAACTACGCCCTACAGGCCAACCTCAATCCCACCAAAGACGCCATCTTTTTGGAGAGCGCCGATTCGCCGTACGCGAACGTCCTCGTGGTCCGCAAAGGGGATGAAAAGAGACCGGAGTTGGTCAAGCTGGCCCAAGCCCTCACTTCAGACGACGTAAAACAGTTTATCGAACAAAAGTATCATGGGGCTGTGGTCCCAGCCCCCGCCTTGGCTCCTGCGTTACAGTAG
- a CDS encoding methionine ABC transporter permease gives MDPGLWGEIGQASLDTVYMIGLSVLFSVLLGGPVGIFLVVAGPGHLKPMPGLYRIVGAVVNIVRSIPFIILLILMIPFTRLLVGTSIGVTAAIPPLVASAAPFFARLVETSLREVDRGVIEAAQAMGARTGQIIWKVLLPEARPGLLAGITITAVNLIGYSAMAGAIGGGGLGDLAVRYGYQRFDTGVMLLTTALLVVFVQLLQWGGDRLVLRFTRR, from the coding sequence GTGGATCCGGGGCTATGGGGTGAAATCGGACAAGCATCCCTCGATACGGTCTACATGATTGGACTGTCGGTATTGTTCTCGGTCCTGCTGGGTGGGCCCGTGGGGATTTTTCTCGTCGTAGCGGGACCTGGACACCTCAAACCGATGCCCGGTTTGTACCGGATCGTAGGGGCGGTGGTGAATATCGTTCGTTCGATACCATTCATCATCCTGCTCATCCTTATGATCCCGTTCACCCGGCTGCTGGTGGGCACATCCATCGGCGTCACCGCCGCCATCCCGCCCCTGGTGGCCTCGGCGGCCCCATTTTTCGCCCGGCTCGTGGAGACTTCCCTGCGGGAAGTCGACCGGGGAGTCATCGAGGCGGCCCAGGCTATGGGAGCCCGCACCGGCCAGATCATCTGGAAGGTCCTCCTTCCCGAAGCCCGGCCAGGGCTCTTGGCGGGCATCACCATTACCGCCGTGAACCTCATCGGCTACTCGGCTATGGCCGGTGCCATCGGCGGCGGAGGGCTCGGGGACCTGGCGGTCCGATACGGGTATCAGCGGTTCGACACCGGCGTCATGCTGCTGACCACCGCCCTCCTCGTCGTTTTTGTCCAGTTGCTGCAATGGGGCGGAGATCGCCTGGTCCTTCGTTTCACCCGCCGTTAG
- a CDS encoding methionine ABC transporter ATP-binding protein, which translates to MIELDGVSKDFTIGGRAVRVLDGIDLNIPKGTIYGIIGHSGAGKSTLVRCINLLERPTSGRVTVNGKDLTNLDPRKLQSERQKIGMVFQHFNLLSSRTAAENIEFPLELAGWPKERRRRRVEELLRLVGLWELRDQYPSKLSGGQKQRVGIARALAPQPEVLLCDEATSALDPQTTDSILELLASINRSLGLTMVVITHEMHVVTAICDRVAVLHQGRIVEEGRVVDVFLRPKHPVTTEFVRQMGGADTDDLPGVPQDEQLLRCLFVGDSALRPVFSEVTEETGVHVRILQGSVDRMKTIPYGRFIVALVGPEEAKQRAIQILQDRGAWVKEVNSGGSGAMG; encoded by the coding sequence ATGATTGAACTTGACGGAGTATCCAAAGATTTTACGATCGGCGGCCGTGCGGTGCGCGTCCTGGACGGCATCGACTTAAACATTCCAAAGGGCACGATCTACGGGATCATCGGTCACAGCGGGGCGGGGAAAAGCACGTTGGTAAGGTGCATCAACCTCTTGGAACGCCCTACTTCCGGCCGGGTCACCGTAAACGGCAAGGATTTGACAAATCTGGACCCCCGGAAGCTGCAATCCGAGAGACAAAAGATCGGCATGGTGTTCCAACATTTTAATTTGCTGTCTTCTCGCACGGCGGCGGAAAACATCGAGTTCCCGCTAGAGCTGGCGGGCTGGCCAAAAGAACGTCGCCGCCGCCGGGTGGAAGAGCTTCTCCGGCTGGTGGGGTTGTGGGAGCTCCGGGATCAATACCCATCCAAACTGAGCGGCGGCCAGAAACAACGAGTGGGGATCGCCCGGGCCCTTGCCCCTCAGCCGGAAGTGCTCCTGTGCGATGAGGCCACTTCTGCCCTGGATCCCCAAACCACCGATTCGATCCTGGAACTGCTCGCCAGCATCAACCGGTCCCTGGGCCTCACAATGGTGGTCATCACCCACGAGATGCACGTCGTCACCGCGATTTGCGACCGCGTGGCCGTGCTGCACCAAGGGCGCATTGTGGAGGAAGGACGTGTGGTGGACGTGTTTCTCCGGCCGAAACATCCAGTCACCACCGAATTCGTCCGGCAAATGGGCGGTGCCGATACCGATGACCTCCCCGGGGTGCCGCAAGACGAACAGTTGTTGCGGTGTCTCTTTGTGGGAGATTCTGCTTTGCGGCCCGTTTTTTCTGAGGTGACGGAAGAAACCGGGGTACATGTGCGAATTCTTCAGGGATCTGTGGACCGGATGAAAACCATTCCCTACGGTCGGTTCATCGTGGCCCTTGTGGGGCCAGAGGAGGCGAAGCAGAGAGCCATACAAATCCTCCAGGATCGGGGGGCATGGGTGAAGGAGGTGAATTCAGGTGGATCCGGGGCTATGGGGTGA
- a CDS encoding universal stress protein: MKWFDALNPLSSIFDLMSGARVGRSRRVAYLAAKIGLGVGLGLREARTLYFAGLLHDVGALVSPSGDFKRRDPTFVPVASAQWVRSLDLDPWTEVFVGQSWENWDGSGVPFGLRGREISLGARIVRVAREAAQVMDRAPMDVPLAERLARVRAIGQRAGEVFDPDVVRVFEELLGHPEVVLDAFGPYSPFVLLSKRPAGDAPMSSEDAVKLARMFGRLAGVLRGTPNHAERVAGWAMSLGEEMGLSERDLYSLNIAAYYHDVGWLVGNPGGTFGGDVQEERERLHSYYTQAFLQQIPGLEGPAIWTGQHHERIDGTGYPEGLAGEMLSLPSRILQVAEFLVDQEMALQGKEGAGIKRRLARLLHAEELAGRLDGPVCRAAMKRVSHDPEPASRDQEHFYHLSSEVSEMKKVLFATDGSEASKKAEQMVADILSKWTEAEVTVLYVSQTVPYYYEATPDLLANLSQYEESWAKQIEETVMNTFKDYKDRVRFKHLVGHPATAICDVADEENVDLIVVGTHGRGAIDRVLLGSVSHGVLNRAKHSVLVVR, from the coding sequence ATGAAATGGTTCGATGCGTTGAACCCTCTGTCCTCCATTTTTGACTTGATGTCCGGGGCAAGGGTCGGAAGGTCCCGGCGGGTGGCGTATCTCGCGGCGAAGATCGGGCTCGGGGTGGGCTTGGGCCTCCGGGAGGCACGAACGTTATATTTTGCCGGATTGTTGCATGACGTCGGCGCTCTCGTCAGTCCGTCCGGGGATTTCAAGCGGCGGGATCCAACCTTCGTACCGGTGGCCTCCGCACAATGGGTTCGGTCTCTGGACTTGGACCCGTGGACAGAAGTGTTTGTTGGGCAAAGTTGGGAAAACTGGGACGGTTCGGGTGTACCTTTTGGGCTCCGCGGTCGTGAGATTTCATTGGGAGCGAGGATTGTGCGGGTGGCGCGCGAGGCGGCCCAGGTAATGGACCGGGCGCCGATGGATGTCCCTTTGGCCGAGCGACTGGCCCGGGTTCGCGCAATCGGGCAGCGGGCTGGTGAGGTTTTCGATCCGGATGTGGTCCGAGTTTTTGAAGAACTGCTTGGGCACCCAGAAGTTGTCCTAGATGCGTTTGGTCCGTATTCTCCTTTTGTGTTGTTGTCAAAGCGGCCTGCCGGGGACGCTCCGATGTCCTCAGAAGATGCGGTCAAGCTGGCGAGAATGTTTGGACGGTTGGCCGGCGTCTTGCGGGGGACTCCGAATCACGCGGAGCGGGTGGCAGGTTGGGCGATGAGCTTGGGGGAAGAGATGGGGCTGTCGGAGCGGGACCTCTATTCCCTCAATATTGCTGCTTATTACCACGATGTGGGATGGCTGGTGGGAAACCCAGGAGGGACGTTTGGTGGCGATGTGCAGGAGGAGCGCGAGCGGCTTCACTCCTATTACACCCAGGCTTTTTTGCAGCAAATACCCGGCCTGGAGGGTCCGGCGATATGGACCGGCCAGCATCATGAGCGGATCGATGGCACCGGGTACCCTGAAGGCCTTGCCGGCGAGATGCTGAGTCTGCCTTCTCGAATCCTTCAGGTGGCTGAATTTCTCGTTGACCAAGAAATGGCCCTTCAGGGGAAGGAAGGAGCCGGGATCAAGAGGCGGTTGGCGCGCCTCCTGCACGCCGAGGAGCTAGCCGGCCGTTTGGACGGGCCGGTGTGTCGGGCGGCTATGAAAAGGGTGTCTCACGATCCTGAGCCAGCCAGCCGGGATCAGGAACACTTCTATCATCTGTCGAGCGAGGTGTCAGAGATGAAAAAGGTTTTGTTTGCCACGGACGGTTCTGAGGCGTCTAAGAAAGCGGAACAGATGGTGGCGGATATCTTGTCGAAGTGGACGGAGGCAGAGGTGACGGTCCTCTACGTGTCCCAGACAGTGCCCTACTACTATGAAGCCACTCCGGACCTCTTGGCCAATTTGTCCCAGTACGAGGAGTCCTGGGCGAAGCAGATTGAAGAGACCGTGATGAACACTTTTAAAGACTACAAGGATCGGGTGCGCTTCAAGCATCTGGTGGGACATCCGGCTACGGCGATTTGTGATGTTGCGGACGAGGAGAACGTCGATCTCATTGTGGTGGGGACCCACGGCCGGGGTGCTATTGACCGGGTTCTTCTTGGCAGTGTGAGCCACGGTGTGTTAAATCGGGCCAAACATTCGGTGTTGGTGGTTCGCTAA